The region acattgagctagaattaatacaaccatcgaacggcggtgatatcttacaatccctgtggatacgataacaaaaacccgacacgtaaatttacaactaacaaTGTTCTGTTCTATCTTTTAGTTCTATTTTGTTAGAAACAAATTTCATTCGTAATGGTTGTGAGTGCTGACATGAACAACCTCAAGTACTCCTTTCTAATCTTGATTGCACCGAAAATGATACTTAGTatcaatgtgcttgcttcttcCATGCAGCACTGGATTCTTAGCAAGACTCATGGCAGATTTGTTGCCAATCATCAATCTGACTGGTTTTCTAACCTTGAACTTCAGTTTATGCAGTAAATTCATCAGCCAAACAACTTGACAAGCTGATAGAGCACCAactatgtattcagcttcacagGTTGACAATGTAACCAGTGGTTTCTTCTTGGAGCACCAAGAAATGGGAGCTCCTAGATACATAAACATGTATACTGTGGTGCTTCTTCTGTCCACTTTATCACCATTCCAGTTAGAAATGGGAGCTCCTAGATACATAAACATGTCTACATAAACCTACTTaccattccaactgcataacATATGTCAGGTCTGGTGTTACACAGATATCTCAGACAACCAACCAATTGTTTGAAGGTTGTAACATCTACATCCTCACCATCAGAATAAGAATACAACTAATGATTTGTCTCAGAAAGTGTGACCACTGACTTACAATTTATCAGCTCAAATCTTTTCGGCAACTCAAGTTCATACTTCATTTGAAGCACAATAATTCCTTTTCCAGAATGTAAAATCTCCATCTCTAGAAAATATACCATATTTCCAAGGTCAAACATATCAAATGCATTCATCAACACTTTCTTGAATTTATTTATCTCAAAAGTACATCTCCTTGTCAAAAGTATGTAATCTACATAAAGACATACCATAATCACACTGTCTTCAGAAGTATGCTGCAAATACACACCATAttccatttcacattttttgAATCCCAGatgcttgaaaaatgaatcaatcttcagAATCCAAACCCTTGGAGCTTGTTTCAGCCCGTAAAAGGCTTTATGCAGCTTGTACACCATCCTTACTTTGTTATCTTTCACAAATCCAAGAGGTTGTAACACATAAAATTCTTCTTGCAATTGACCATTTAGAAAAGTTGACTTTACATCTAAATGTATTAGAGGCTAATTCCTATTTGCAACTATAGCATAACCAATCTTACAGTTTCATGTCTAGCTATAGGTGAAAACACTTCAAAGTAGTCTAAATCATACTTTTGTAGGAATCCTATAACTAGTAACCTTGCTTTATGCTTAGCAACTAAACCATCTGGCTTCAGCTTTATCTTGAAAACCCATCTCACACATGACTTTCTTGTTCTGAGGTAAAATAGTAAATTCTTATGTCTTGTTTATTTCGATTGCCTCAAACTCTTCCTTCAAGGCGTTCACCCACACCTTATTCTTGATAGCCACATTGATGTTGTCAGATTCAAAGTCTACCATTATGGCACTCTGTATGACTTCCTCTTTAGAGTCAATCTTAGTATCTTGCAGCAACTCAAACTCTGTAAGTCTCCTTGGTATCTGTCTATCTCTCTGTGGCCTTTAGAAATGTGAAATCTCAACTTCAAAAGCAGGACCAGCTTTAGAAGCTCCACCTTTAGAGGTTGGATGAACTTCAGAGGTTGGGTCTCCTCCAGATTCGGGTCCACCATCAAATTTAGAGTCACCCTCAAAGTCAAAGTCATCTTCAGAGCCATattcaccttcagagtcagagtcatcttcagagtcagagtCATCTTCAGATTCAGACTCACCTTCAGAGTCAGAATCACCTTCATAGGCAAAATCTCCTTCAGAGGCAGAATCTCCTTCAAAGTCAGAATCAGACTCTAGTGTTGATATTGCACTAAAGTTGAATTGAGAATTGCTCAAATCCCATGTTTCTGATTCTTTCATTATGACATCTCTACTGACTTCAACTTTGTTGGCGACAAGGAAATAAAGCTTATAAGCACTTGTACTGTGGTTACCTATAAGCAACATGATTTTCTTCTATCATCCAATTTCCTTATATTAGCATCTATTATATCCTTGTAACATACAAAACCAAACACCTTGAAATGACTGACACTATGCTTTCTTCCATTGCACTTATCAATAGGAACTACTTCCTTTAACTTCTTTGTTGATCATCTGTTAAACACATATGCTGATGTGGTAATTGCTTCACCCTACAACTGCTTAGGTAGATTCTTCTCCTTCAATGTGCTTCTTGTCATGTCAAGCAGAGTTCTATTTCTCTTTTCAACAAGACCATCATGATATGGAGTGTATGGAGTAGTGACCTCATGCTCAATACCATGTTTCTCACAAATCTTCTTGAACTCTGTTGAGTTGAACTCACCTCCACCATCGGTTTTGAGGATTTCAATCTTTGTCCACTTTGATTTTCAACCTTCACTTTGAACTTTTTGAACTCAGGAAACACCTTATGTTTGAAATCAATGAGTGctacccatgtcattcttgtgaactcatccatAAATGACACAAAATACTTATTCCCTTCAAGTGAAGGTACCTTAAATGACCCACATACATCATAATGCACCACACCTAAAGCATGAGTTTCTCTTAAAGGTACTTTTGATAAAAATGAAAATCTTGGTTGCTTGCCTCTCATGCATATATCACATGATTTCTCTGGTGCCACAATCTTTAGAATTCAATGTATTAGATTCTTTGAACTCAGATGCCCTAAGCTTCTGTAGTTCATATGCCTCAATCTCTTGTGCCACAACTCATTTTCCCATTCAACACTTCTTGCACTAAGGCATTAAGTATCTTTTGTTGCAACATTCACCTTAAATGTTATGTTTCTTTCCAGTTCAGACTGCATAATTAACTTCTGATTACATTTATATAACTTTAAGAGATTGTCCTTCATTGTTACTAAAATTCCTTTTTCAATCAGTTGACCTACATTCATCAATTTGCTAtcatgccaggaacataccaTACATCCTTGAACAATACAGTTTTTCCATTGTTCAATTTCATTCTAACATTTCCCATTCCTCTAACATCCAGATACTCATCATCAACACATATGATCTGTGTCCTTTTACCAGAGTCAAAATTAATCAGCCATTGCTTGTTTCCAGTTAGGTAATTTGAGTAGCCAATGTCCATATACCACTAATCTACCATTGATCCACCTACATTCTCAAATGCCATCAATAGCACAggttcatcatcagaatctcctTTAGCTATGTTGGTTTTTTCACATTTTCTAACCTTATTTGACCATCAATCAGCAGCAAAATGGCCAAACTTGTTGCAACTGTAGAACTAAACATTTCTCTTATCAAACTTCCCATTTCCCTTCTAAACATTCTTATGTTTCTTCTCTTCAGAGTTGGAGAGTTCTAACTTCTGAACACCACCACCATACTTTTTCTTGTTCTCTAGGCATGCTTGCTTATGGTTCTTCTTGACAAAAGAAGCTATCAAAGTCTGTTATGACTCCCTTTCACGGTTTCTTTCAGTCATATGCAACTCTTATGCCTCTAAACTACTATGAAGCTCTTCATTTCTCACGGTGCTGGTGTCTTTAGAGTATTATATGGCTACACCTATATAATCAAGTTGAGGAGTAAGTGATCTCAGTACc is a window of Lathyrus oleraceus cultivar Zhongwan6 chromosome 6, CAAS_Psat_ZW6_1.0, whole genome shotgun sequence DNA encoding:
- the LOC127093741 gene encoding pheromone-processing carboxypeptidase KEX1-like — protein: MWDTLVWCYGGDAEVKKVKLQSLRKQYENLNMKNNKKVPSLEGNKYFVSFMDEFTRMTWVALIDFKHKVFPEFKKFKVKVENQSGQRLKSSKPMVEKKIMLLIGNHSTSAYKLYFLVANKVEVSRDVIMKESETWDLSNSQFNFSAISTLESDSDFEGDSASEGDFAYEGDSDSEGESESEDDSDSEDDSDSEGEYGSEDDFDFEGDSKFDGGPESGGDPTSEVHPTSKGGASKAGPAFEVEISHF